The genomic segment CAGCAGGAATCCGTGACCGAAGACGAAGTACGACGCCAGGTGGTGGGGAAGCTGATCGGCGGAGGTGGCGGAGAACAGATTGCGGCTGCCCAGGCTGCGCAGCAGGCCCGGCAGGAAGAGGAGATTGCCGAAGCTGTGGACGTTGGGGTTGCCGACATAGGCCGCGACAGCGTCGGCCCCGGCGCGGTCTTGCACCCGCCGCAGGCCGGAGATGGCGACCTCGAAGGCCTCGTCCCAGGGGATTTCCTGCCAGCCCTCGGCGGTCTTGCGCAGCGGCCGGCGCAGGCGATCGGGATCGCTCTGCAGATCCTGCAGAGCCACCGCCTTGGGACAGATGTGCCCTTGGCTCAGGGGATCTTCGGTATCGCCCCGTATCGAGGTGATGGCGCCGGCCTCGACCTTGATCTCGAGACCGCAGATGGCCTCACACAGAGTGCAGGCGCGATAGTGGATGCGAGATTCCATGGAGCCTCCCAAGGTCGTCGGTCGTACCTCGATTGTAGTGCCAAAGGCCAGGCTGCTCCGCCCGCGGTAGCATTTCGGGATGACGCCGAGAAAGCCCCTGCAACAAGTCCTGGCCGGAGATCCCGGCCTCTCGATCCTGCTGTTGAGCTTGGTTCTGGTGCTGTTCGTGATCTACCCGATGGTGCACCTCGAGGCGGCCGGCAAGGTCTGGCTGGCGGCCTTTCAATCCGCCGTGCTGGTGGGGGGCGGTCTCTCCGTCGCCGCCACCCCGCGGCTGCGACGACTCGCCCTGGTGCTGGCGACGGTGGCGGTGATCACCCTCTGGCTCGGCGAGATTTCACCCGGCCACTGGGCGGGCGTGGTTTGCCGCACCTCGCTGATCGGGTTCTACGGCCTCACCGCCGTCGGCATCCTCGCCAAGGTCTTCCGGCCCGGCCCGGTCACCGGTCACCGCTTACAGGGCGCCATCGCCGTCTATCTGCTGCTCGGCTTGACCTTCGGAATCGGCTTCGGACTCTTCGAGACTTTGAATCCCGGATCTTTCCGGGCCACTCACGGTCTGCCTTCGGTGGAGGCCGATCTGATCTACTTCAGCTTCGTCACCCTCACCACCGTCGGCTACGGTGACATCACGCCGGTCGACCCGGCGATGCGCAGCCT from the Acidobacteriota bacterium genome contains:
- a CDS encoding potassium channel family protein encodes the protein MTPRKPLQQVLAGDPGLSILLLSLVLVLFVIYPMVHLEAAGKVWLAAFQSAVLVGGGLSVAATPRLRRLALVLATVAVITLWLGEISPGHWAGVVCRTSLIGFYGLTAVGILAKVFRPGPVTGHRLQGAIAVYLLLGLTFGIGFGLFETLNPGSFRATHGLPSVEADLIYFSFVTLTTVGYGDITPVDPAMRSLALFEAVLGQFFLAVLIARLVALGLMPRPVEEEGRKAPSSQPIDP